AACCTTTCCCACTCTGGACTTTGCAGCTGCACAGGGCCTGAGAGGTGAGCATGGCAGCATTGCTCATGGCTTTCTGTGCAAAAACTGTTGGAAAATGCACATGGGCCAGACCTCAGCCAAGGGGATGGGATTTTTTGCTGGTCAGCCCAGAATTGTTCATCGCTTCCAAATCCCTGGAAAGATGCAGACCAGGTGGCAGGGTGTGCCTGGTATGGCAGGGCATCTAGGGCCACAAGTAAGTCTCCCACTTGTTCAATGTATGTGTATAAGcatctttatttttagagacaaggtcttgctctgtcacccaggctggagtgcagtggtgcaatcatattTTACCTCagcctcagattcttgggctcaagggactctcctgcctcagcctcttgagtagttgggactacaggcatgtaccactgtgcatggctaattttttttttttttcaagagataggatctcactgtgttgcccaggctggtcttaaactcctggcctcaagcaaacctcccattgtggcctcccaaagtgctgggattataggtgtgaggcaccatgcctgatGTATATGTGCATCTTAAGGTAGCTTTCAGGTAAACTCGGAAACAAAGCCACTCTGGCATGTGACCTCTGGTCATGATGAAGACTGAAGCCTTCTCTCATTTGGGTGTGTAGAGGCCACGCTCTGCAAATGACAATTACACCATCCCAGCACTTGGCAGAACAGAAATTGAACTTGTCAACAAGGGCCACTGGTGCCAAAGCCCAGGGTCACTCAAGAAAACTCTGTCAGGCAGCACTGGGCCATCTAATGCTTCAAACCATGCAAGTGGAAGGTGTGCATGTTTAAATAGTTCCATCGTGctctttggtttgttttctttaatttcaagcTTATGAAAGAGTCCAGATAAGATGGACAGGTCAGCAGGGAGCAGGACTGCACATTGATCTGTTCAGTCAGCACAGCCTATGATTTCATCAGGGCTTTCTCACAGGTTCATCCTTGAACATGGAGATGTGTAGAGGTGTCTCTAAGCCTGAGATAAGAAGAGAAGGCTGCCTTTAAAGGGTGGGGCTGAGGTAGGAACAGCTGGCTCTTGGATGAAGGTGTTTGGCTTTTTCAGGGCAACAGAAACCAAACCATGCAAAGGCTCCCCGGAGCCTGGGGTCATGATTTCCCATCTGTTAGTGTAGAGCCCGCAGGAGACAAGAAAAGGGACTATGTAGGTGCAGGTGGCCAGAGCCAGCAAGTTTACAAGAGAAACCCCAATTTCAGGGTTCAGGTTGGTATGTGTGATTCCCTCATTCCTTAAATGTTGGCAGCCAAATTCCACATGTCTCAAATACTGGATGGGGCCAACCAGACCTCCCTCCTCACCAAATAAGGCTCCCTTTCGCGGCCTCTGCCCTCAGCAGAGTTGGTTCTGCAGACAGTCATGGAACTACATTCCCCCCAACTTCCAATCTGAAATAACCTTCCTGACCCATAGTGGCATTTTGAAACCTTTGAGAACCCATGCCCCCTCCTGACAAAACAACAAACAGACTTCCCCGCCCCActgttgagaatcactgcctcTTCTAGGTGTCACCAAGTCCAAGAAGACTTGAGCTTTGCTCTGGCCCATCTCATAAAAACAACATGATTGGCTGGTTGTTGGTTTTCCAAACATGAAATCAGGGCTGCATGTTTCCAGACAGATTGAGGTGTCCTTTCCAAACTCACCTGCATCTACCAGAAGTTTCTCTAAGTGGCGCTTGCAGGGCAAAATCCCATGGACTTGGGGCTTACACAATAGGCATTTATTCTCTttcagttctggaggtcagaagtcccaAGATCAAAGTCTGGGCAGGGTGAATCCTTCTGAGGCCGACAGGATCTGTCCCTGGCCTCCCCTAGCTTTTGGTGGTGGCCGGCATGCCTGGCATTCTTTGGCATGTGGAAGCATCACTCTgacctctgcctccatcttcacattgCTATTCCCCCTGTGTGCGTATCTGTGTCCACAGTTCCGTTTTATTCCCACTCATTGATTAGGGACCCCCTACTCCAGAATGACATCATCTGAATTAATTATATCTGCAGTGGCTCTTTTCAAAGAAGGCTACCTGAGGTTTTAGGGGTAGGGTTGTTATCAAATTGTGGGAGCCACAATTCACCCTATAACACTCCTTTTCATCCAGTTCGTCATGACCTTGTTTGAAGGAATGACAAAGCCCAGGCAACATCATAAGTGGGACATGCAGCCTTTGGCTTACATCAAGTGACTCTGGGGCCAGCATAGGTCACGAAATGCAAATGGAGGCAAGAGGTGGGCCCTGAAGAGGCAGCAGACCTGAATTTTTCTCCCAGTTGGGCTAGGTAGGGAGGAGAGGCAACAGTGGTCCCAGTTGTTCAGCATCCTCTCAAAGGGGACAGGTCACCTGTCCAGGGGTGTTTGGTAGAGTCCAACTGggagaaaagattttaaagaatccACCAAATCCACGCCCCCATGACACCCACAGTAGACAAGCCGCAGAAGGAGGGGCCTGCAGGGAGGAGGTCTGGGAGCTCATATGCTGCCCTCCTCGAGCATCCGGTTGAGGCCCTCACAGATCCTGCACAGGTGGGAGCAGTAGGGCTCAGTCGGGCTATAGAGGGCAGCCAGGAAATCACAGTCGGCCAAGTGGCCAAAGACATGGTTGATACGGCTGTGGGACTTGGCTGTGAGGTGTGGGCCCACAGCCTGGTGCAGCAGGTCCCTGCACTCCTGCAGGCCAGCGGCCAGCACACGCCGGTCAAAGGTGAAGTCCACCTGGTGGAAGCTGACAGCTGTCATTGCCAGACAGTGCATCCTGTTGCGGAAACGTCGCAGCAGCGCCAGTTCCTCCACACCCAGCTGGCCCCCACGCAGAAGCAGGCCCAGTTTCATGGCCACCTTGATCAAGTTCTTGAGCATCTTCTGGGCCTCCTTGCGGCTGTGCGTGAACTCCTTGGTGGCGCGATAAAGTTCGTCTAGCACCTCACTGCTTGTGTCGTCAATGAACACACCCACCACTGCCTTGGATGCCATCTTGCTCAGGAGCTTCTTCTGGGCCTGGAGCACCAGGTTCTTGGTGCTAAAGGTGTCCATCGCCCTGCCTGGGAGAGACAGACCCATCATCAGCGTCCATGGCTCCTGCAGCCAGGAGCCAGGATACTGCTTCCATTCAGCATCTTCCCAATCTGGGACATTTGGCACCCAACATTGTATCTCAGAGTGCCCAAACAGGCGAGATACCTATGTAGGAAAGGCTTGTGGAAAAAACAGCATTCATGCAGAAGAGATAATGATCCAACAGGCCTTAAGGGATCTAAAGAGAATTTgtttcatttctattcttttgttttttttcctttgagacagagtctcaccctatcacccaggctagaagccctgccttcatagctcacagcaaccacaaattcttgggctcaagcaatcctcttgcctcagcctcccacctgggTGGAACAATGGGTACCCTCCATGACACCTaaagaagttgtttttttaaaaaagaaaaggcattggacggtgcctgtggctcaaaggagtagggcaccagccccatatgctggaggtggtgggttcaaacccagctccagccaaaactgcaaaaaaaaaaaaaaaagaaaagaaaagaaagaaagaaaaggcatgttGAGTCAAAGGAATGAAGGTGTAATGATGAAATCCGGCCAGGCCCTCTGCAGTCAAATGCTCTTACCATTGAGCTACACCCCTAGGCAGGGCCTTCTGAATTCTGCTATTTGTGAGGCCTGACACCAGCCCCCGCCAAATCCACTGCATCTTTGCTGTGAGTTGAGAAGGGGTCACTGTGATCACGACTAGGGCTCTTAAGTCTGGCTTGTTCCCCACGTGGGGTGGCATTCTGATCCCCATGCCCTAGGCTGTTCAGGGTGGAGGCACCTAGTTACCATGACCAGCGCCCACAGCCTCACTGCCCCCGCAAGGTTTACAACCAACATCCTCCAGATCGTAGACCCTGAATGGGCCCCAGGAGTAGTTGCCTGCATTGTGGGAGGACATCTATGGGGTTTCTAGAAATGGGTTACTCTGATGATCCCTCCAACATGGAAAcactgggttttttgtttttgtttttattttatttatttatttattaaaactgggttttctgttttgtttttacttatttatatatccttaggtagagtgccagggtcagccttgctcacaacaaactcaaactctaggCGTTGggtgatcctcctgtcccagcctccaatatagctaggactacaagcacctgccattaACACCCtcctactttttctgtttttagtagagatggggtttcactcatactcagcctggtctcaaactcctgagcttaagggatcctcccacctcagactctcagagtgcAGAAACACTGTTTTGTAACAACTCCTATCGGGAAGAGGCCAGGGAGATGGCCAAGGTGAAAGGCAGACCAGCTCTAAGGGGACAGTGACCAGGCCTTTAACCACAGAATGCCATCCCTCTGTCCATCATTGCTCTCTCCTTTTGTCTTCCTGCCATAGTATTCTGCCAGATTCCCCATAATCTGGAGCCCCCCTCTCCAACCACCTCCTTCCAGAAGTTCCAGAATTCTTCCTAAATTGTAGAGCTCAGCTTAGCCCTTCCCTGCTCAGAAACAGCTCCTGTGGCTTCCAGGACCAAGCCCACACCTCACTTAGGCCATGAATGCTTCCATGACGGACCCTCGGCACCCTGACCCCCAAGGCCCTGCCTCTTCCCTGGTGAACTCCCATATACCCATTaataccctgatccccaaactcctgcctcctctccttgTATGTTCATAACCCTTAGCTTGGCCTGGACACCACTTCCTATAGGAAGCAATCCATGAACTTCCAAGCCAGTCAACAAGACACCTCCTCTGAGCCACATGGTGCCCTAGGCATCCTCCATTGCTGTTTTGCTTCCCCGGCTTTGTATCCACACTGGTCTGCCTCACCCCAGGCCCCAAGAGAAAGAATGGACCTGGCTCCTTATCCACTCTGCCCTTGGAGACTCCAGAACATCTGTCATATGAGTGAGGAAAAACCGGTGGGGGGGGTTGACCTGAGACCCGCCCTGGCTCTTGCCTGTGGTCTTGACCAACACCCACGCCCACCCTAGCCAGGCCAGGAATGCTATGTGGGTGCCCACTCAGCCCCAGAAGCCCCCACAAAGCCTGTCTTTGTGTGAGCTCAGGACCAGGAGAAACCAGCACTCAATCTGCCCCCTCGCCTTTTGTCAGAGTTCAGGGCAGCCACTGGAAATACTGGGGGAACATTCCCTGCCTCCTACCCTGGTCACAAGACCAGGCCTCTGCCTAAGCCAGAGCAGGGGTGCTGTTGACTCAGCTATGCATGGCAGGCCCTGAACCAGTACCTTGTGCCCCATTTCATCATTTCTGCCATGTATTAGGCTGGCTGcccattttgcagaagagaaCGCAAAGGAACAGAGAGGCTGAGCAACACCGCAATACAATGACTGCCCATCCCCAGTGCTGTGGTCTCAGAGGGCTGGAACTGTCCCCCATGAAAAAACCAAccccaatatttattttatttatttattttgagacagtctcactatgtcaccctcggtagaatgccatggcgtcacagttctcagcaacctcaaactcttgggcttaagcgattctcttgcctcagcctcccaagtagctgggaccacaggcacccaccacaatgcccggttatttttttgttgttattgttgcaattgtcattgttgtttaacacccccaggccgggttcgaacctgccagccttggtgtacgtggccagctccctgagctacgggcactgagcccaacCCCAATATTTAGAGCCTGCTCACAGCTCTGTCCTCTCAGGCAAGCAACATAACTGccacatgcctcagtttccctaactgtaaaatggggaagaTTGGAAGCAACTTTGTCCTGGGACAACGCCAGTGTCCCCCAAGCAGCAAGCTTCCCCTGGACAAGAGGTTGGACCCACTTCCTGAACTCCCACCATTCAAGTGCCTACTTTGGCGCTCCAAACACACAGACCTacttttatctctgtgagaaaaAGAAGCTGCAAGTTTAGGCCAGCTGCCAAGCATCCCCCAGTGCCCTCACCCCAGTTTCTCTAGAATGATCTATTCCATTCCCTCTTACCTAGACCCCACTCATTACTCCTCTGGCAAATTCCTGCCTATCTCTCATTTTTCAGCATCACCATCACCTCCTGGAAAATGGATCCTGGATGCTCCAGGCTGGGCCCAGTGTCTCCTTGCTCCCATGGTGCCCTGGATATCCTCCCTGGTAACCCTGAGCACCTTGGTTTCTatgttcttcctccttcccccatgtGTATGCAGGGGCTGAATCTACCCTGTTCACACTGTGTCCCCAGTGGCCAGCCCAAGTCCCCCATATGCGTGTGTCAAATGCATGAAAGAAACAATGTCTGTAAACATTGGAACACAGAGAGGAATCCCAAGCCCTGGGGTCCAGCCTCCGCAGTTatcagatgagcaaactgaggcacagagaggaaggaaaaggccTTTCTCTGCCTCTTAGGGAAGAGGCCCAGGCCTTGCACCCCAATGACCCTGGAGCCCAGATCTTTCCCATCTCCAAGTCCTGAGGCTAGAAGAATTGTTTAGGAAGGGACTAGGTTCCCAGCAGCTACCCCCGTTCATGCAAGGTCAGCAGGAAAAGGGGCAGGGGACGGGCAGTTGTGgcctcccctcccagcctccacactccTAGACCATGAGGGCAGTCCCTAGACCCACCAACACCTGGGGCAGGCGGCCAGCTGCGcagcctctgccttcctccctctgccccattGTTCTGCCAGAAACTCTCCCATTCAGGCAGCCAGATGGGGAGATGACTGCAGTCTCAGGGGAACAGGCCATGGACCAAAATAAACCTGGGCCTTCCTTCCTGCAGGAGACGGCGTGGCTGCCATGTCAGCCCTTCCGGAGCAGGGACCTTCCCAGGGACTGTCCCAGGGCCCAAGCTCAAGATGCCAGGGTCCCTGGTTCTTGCCCAACAAATGCCAAGGAATCTCACCATTGTCACAAGCAAAACCAGATGCTGAAGCTTCAGGGACTTGGCCTGAACATTCACTGCAGTCCATCAGAAAGCATTTATAGAGCACTGACTATGTACCAGACACAGGGATACAGCAATAatcaagagagagaccccagctACCTGTTAAGCAGAGGCAGGAATCTTGcttgttgagcccaggagtttgagactagcctgggcaatagtgcaagatcccatctctacaaattgttttaaattagccaggtctagtggcatgcacctgtagtcctacctactggacaggatgaggtgggaggatcatttgagcccaggagtttgaaactgcagtgagctatgatggtgccattacactcctgcctgggcaacagagtaagaccctgtcccccaaaagaaaaaagatgagattGTCTTTCTGTCATCTTTCCCCTGCTGCCCTAATGTTGAGCATGAGTGTCCTGGCTGATGCTCTTAAGAACATCAACgacaggccaggcacaatggctcacgcctataatcctagcactctggaaggccaaggtgagtagattgcctgagctcacaagttccagaccagtctgagcaagagtgagactccaactctaaaaatagccaggtgtggcagtgcctgtagtcccagctacctggaggctaaggcaggaggattacttgagcccaagagtttgaggttgctgtgagctatgatgctacagcactccactgagggcaacaaaatgagactatatctcaaaaaaatttttttaaaaggctgaaaagAGAGGCAAACACCAGGTATTTGTAAGGCTGAGCTCCAAAGTCATGTGGTTTCTAACGGTGATGTTGAAGCATGGTTACATTGTTGAATTTGAAATCATTGATGATCACAGTGCTGAGAAAATTGTTGTGAACCTCACAGGCAGGTTAAACAAGTGTGGAGTGATCAGTTTCATATTTGATGTGCAactcaaagatctagaaaaatgTCAGAATAATCTGCTCCCATCCTGCCAGTTTGGTTTCATTGTACTGACAACTTCAGCTGGCATCATGGACcacaaagaaacaagaagaaaacacacaggaagAAACATTCTGGGATTCTTTTACTAGAGATGTAATACATACTTGAAAATAAAGTgcctcaatggaaaaaaaaacatattaacagATGGTGATAAAGGTGATAAcatgagggagggggcagggagactGGAACGTTCCCTGTTGTGCATGTTGATCTGGGTCTATACAGAGTCAAAGGTCATTGAACTAGATGGCTGCACAGCTCTGTGAAAACACTTATAACCAGCCACTCGTATGCTTCCAAACAGCAAATTTATAGGGCACATTGCTGGATATAGTACACAACTACAACTCTAAATTTTGCCTGTCATGTGTAAATTAttataacctaatggtttgtacctttgtattaatctgagatttaaaaagaatgaaaaaggactGGAAAATTTTATGGTGTGGAATTATAtcccaacaataacaacaaaaagagtaacatttctgggtggtgcctgtggctcagtgagtggggtgccggccccatataccggggtggcgggttcaaacccagccccggctgaactgcaaccaaaaaaaaaaaaaatagctgggcgttgtggcaggcacctgtagtcccagctgcttgggaggctgaggcaggagaattgcgaaagcccaagagctggaggttgctgtgagtcctgtgacatcatggcactctactgaaggcggtaaagtgacactctgtctctacaaaaagaagaagataggtgggctcagcacctgtagctcagctgttagggcgctggccacttacaccaaggcaggcaggttcaaacccggcccaggcctgctgaacaacaatgacaactgcaacaaaaaaatagctggatgttgtgatgggctcctgtcccagctacttgggaggctgaggcaagataattgctttagggcagtgcctgtggctcagtcggtaaggcgccagccccatatactgagggtggcgggttcaaacccggccccagccaaactacaaccaaaaaatagccaggtgttgtggcgggcgcctgtagtcccagctgctctggaggctgaggcaagagaatcgcttaagcccaggagttggaggttgctgtgagctgtgtgaggccacggcactctaccaagggagacatagcgagactctgtctcaagaaaaaaaaagagggtaggTATATAAATGGCTGataagcacatggaaagatgTTCAATGTTATtggccattagggaaatgcaaatcaaaccgcagtgagataccacttcacccACACAAGCAGGGCTAGAATCACAGAGACAGACAGTACCAAGTGTTGTTGAGGGCATGGAGGGATTAGAACCCACACGAACTGTTGGCAGGAGTGTAACATGGCACCACTGAAGAAAACAGCCTGATGATTCTTCAAACAGTTAAACACAGAGTTACtgtgtgacccagcaattccactcctagggatctacccaagagaagtgaaaatgTACATCTACACTTGCACACAAAGGTTTATAGCAGAAAAGCCAACAAGCGGAAGCGCTCCAAATGTCCATaagtgggtgaatggataaacaaaatgtgctcCATCCAAACAATAggatattatttagccataaaaggaGGGAAGCTCTGACACAGGCTACCATGTGCATAAACCTCGAAGACATTATGCTCAGTGAATCACAAAGGACCACACAttgctgtatgattccatttatgtgatacGTCCAGAGTACCCAAAAccctagagacagaaagtagattggcggttgccaggggctggagtaAAAGGAGAATGGAGAGTGATGGCTAATGGGGATGgagtttctttttggggtgatcgaatgttctggaattagacagtggtgatggtcacctaagcccaagcactggaggttgctgtgaactgtgatgccacggcactctaccgagggcaataaagtaagactctgtctctacaaaaaaaaattttaaataataaataaatttaataaattaaaaatcagtatttggcccaaacaagcaaaaaaataaaaggattatacaaattgaactttataaattactttcatgTTACTGGGCACATAGGGGGGTACTctgtacatattttattaaaaaaataatttccctcCTTAAAAGCACAGGCCCAGCTGTCCTTAAAGATGGCATCTCCATGAACACACAGCTATAAATTCCCACGAAAACAGAACTCCTTCTTTATTCAATTTCCCAGGACTTGCATTCCAGGAATATTCATTGAAttttaaaactgcaaaaacaCTCCAACCATCTGCATTTGTTTCTGGTGGGACATTTGGAAGTTTTGGGGATCTAGAAGTTGCCCCAAATGTGACTAGATGCCCCATAACCCTGTTCCTCAAATGCCTGAACATCCTGCTTTTATCACAAGCAAAATAA
This region of Nycticebus coucang isolate mNycCou1 chromosome 2, mNycCou1.pri, whole genome shotgun sequence genomic DNA includes:
- the TNFAIP8L1 gene encoding tumor necrosis factor alpha-induced protein 8-like protein 1 isoform X1; protein product: METWGKSILEEGTSHAKALGQDLVWHVGGRAMDTFSTKNLVLQAQKKLLSKMASKAVVGVFIDDTSSEVLDELYRATKEFTHSRKEAQKMLKNLIKVAMKLGLLLRGGQLGVEELALLRRFRNRMHCLAMTAVSFHQVDFTFDRRVLAAGLQECRDLLHQAVGPHLTAKSHSRINHVFGHLADCDFLAALYSPTEPYCSHLCRICEGLNRMLEEGSI
- the TNFAIP8L1 gene encoding tumor necrosis factor alpha-induced protein 8-like protein 1 isoform X2, with protein sequence MDTFSTKNLVLQAQKKLLSKMASKAVVGVFIDDTSSEVLDELYRATKEFTHSRKEAQKMLKNLIKVAMKLGLLLRGGQLGVEELALLRRFRNRMHCLAMTAVSFHQVDFTFDRRVLAAGLQECRDLLHQAVGPHLTAKSHSRINHVFGHLADCDFLAALYSPTEPYCSHLCRICEGLNRMLEEGSI